From Brevibacillus marinus, a single genomic window includes:
- a CDS encoding substrate-binding periplasmic protein, producing MKKPLAALFSIALLLVMTACGSNAANPTSHTATGEAQQAESTNTLEKIKQAGKIVIGTTGNYRPFTYMDSNNQLVGYDIEWGNIIAEELGVKAEFVTGQFAGLIPGLVAGKFDVVMSGANITEERKKSIDFSVPYAQDGAVAVIKKGSNAVSGVTDIKGKVVGVNAGSAFEAVVKQIGGYKELKEYPGAAESFADLAAGRVDVVVIGIVAAGEYIKNSPSGQDIEIVGDIYEVRDIGVGIRKNDPLKAEIDKIIEAKKQDGTYQRLTEKYFGLTFDN from the coding sequence ATGAAAAAACCACTTGCCGCACTGTTCAGTATTGCACTTTTGCTCGTCATGACCGCATGCGGTTCCAATGCCGCCAACCCAACGTCTCATACCGCAACCGGCGAGGCGCAGCAGGCAGAGTCGACCAATACGCTGGAGAAAATCAAGCAAGCAGGAAAGATTGTGATTGGCACCACCGGTAATTACCGTCCCTTTACGTACATGGATAGCAACAACCAACTGGTTGGGTACGACATCGAGTGGGGCAACATCATCGCCGAGGAGCTGGGCGTGAAAGCCGAGTTTGTCACCGGCCAGTTTGCCGGATTGATCCCGGGTTTGGTAGCCGGAAAATTTGACGTGGTCATGTCCGGGGCGAACATTACGGAAGAACGGAAAAAGTCGATTGATTTTTCCGTGCCTTACGCGCAGGACGGGGCTGTGGCCGTCATCAAGAAAGGATCAAACGCGGTCAGCGGCGTCACCGACATCAAGGGGAAAGTGGTGGGCGTAAACGCCGGTTCCGCATTTGAGGCGGTAGTCAAACAAATCGGCGGCTATAAGGAATTGAAAGAGTACCCCGGCGCAGCCGAGAGTTTTGCCGATCTGGCAGCCGGCCGTGTCGATGTCGTAGTGATCGGGATCGTGGCGGCGGGTGAATATATCAAAAATTCCCCTTCCGGTCAGGACATCGAGATTGTCGGGGACATTTATGAAGTGAGAGACATTGGCGTGGGAATTCGCAAGAACGACCCGCTGAAAGCGGAAATTGACAAAATCATTGAAGCGAAAAAGCAAGACGGCACATATCAGCGGCTGACAGAGAAATACTTCGGGTTGACGTTTGACAACTAA
- a CDS encoding dihydroorotase has protein sequence MATFDLVVRGKLVLENEVASGEIGVKNGKVETVSRERGTLTGARELDFGASYVFPGFIDAHVHCFSNPQEGFIATSAAAAAGGVTTFFDMPYDLPHPVNHLEQFKRKVAQLEQEAMVDICLWGTIAKTGGTDQIIPLAEAGAVAFKMSTFETDAYRFPRIPDSEILKAMELIQSTGLVAAFHSENDEIIADLIAEYKKANKVYPRAHMETRPPVTETSAVLKLMEFAYWTGVKLHIVHVSHPRTIDLIKLFRNLGVHVTCETCYPYLLLDVRALDEFGPKAKNNPPLRNPEEVRGLWEHLHAGHIDMITSDHAPWGAEHKDIGKENIFLAASGLPGVEIIGPLMFDSTVAKGRLTPVQFARLMSQNPAEVFQIPGKGKIAVGYDADFAVINPEEKWTLDETKFRSRSKMSPFHGKQVQGKVVHTIVRGTTVFDGQEITVTPGFGHFVPGAAVKKSASGRM, from the coding sequence ATGGCAACGTTTGATTTGGTAGTCAGAGGGAAGCTCGTACTGGAAAACGAGGTGGCAAGCGGCGAGATTGGCGTGAAGAATGGAAAAGTGGAGACCGTCAGTAGAGAGCGGGGAACCCTGACGGGGGCGCGGGAACTGGACTTTGGCGCTTCCTACGTATTTCCCGGCTTCATTGATGCCCATGTCCATTGCTTCAGCAATCCCCAAGAAGGGTTTATTGCGACGAGCGCGGCAGCGGCAGCGGGGGGCGTCACGACATTTTTCGACATGCCGTACGACTTGCCGCATCCGGTCAATCATCTCGAGCAGTTTAAACGAAAAGTAGCACAGTTGGAGCAGGAAGCGATGGTGGATATCTGCCTGTGGGGGACGATTGCCAAGACGGGAGGCACCGATCAAATCATCCCGCTGGCGGAAGCGGGCGCGGTGGCCTTTAAGATGTCTACGTTTGAAACGGACGCCTATCGCTTCCCGCGAATTCCCGATTCAGAAATTTTAAAAGCGATGGAATTGATTCAATCAACCGGTCTGGTCGCGGCCTTTCACTCGGAAAACGACGAGATCATCGCCGATCTGATCGCGGAATACAAAAAGGCGAATAAAGTGTATCCCCGCGCCCATATGGAAACGCGTCCCCCCGTGACAGAGACGAGCGCCGTTTTGAAGTTGATGGAGTTTGCGTACTGGACGGGCGTCAAGCTGCACATCGTCCACGTCAGTCACCCCCGGACCATCGACTTGATCAAGCTCTTCCGGAACCTGGGGGTGCATGTTACATGCGAAACCTGCTATCCCTACTTGCTGCTTGATGTACGCGCTTTGGACGAGTTTGGACCGAAAGCTAAAAATAATCCTCCGCTCCGCAATCCGGAAGAGGTGCGGGGGCTCTGGGAACATCTGCATGCCGGCCATATCGACATGATCACATCGGATCACGCGCCGTGGGGAGCGGAGCACAAGGACATCGGAAAAGAGAACATTTTCCTGGCCGCTTCCGGGCTTCCCGGAGTCGAAATCATCGGGCCGCTCATGTTCGACAGCACGGTGGCAAAAGGGAGATTGACACCTGTTCAATTTGCCAGACTCATGTCCCAGAACCCGGCGGAAGTGTTTCAAATACCGGGAAAAGGGAAAATCGCCGTTGGCTATGACGCGGACTTCGCCGTGATCAATCCAGAGGAGAAGTGGACGCTCGACGAGACGAAATTCCGTTCCCGCTCCAAAATGTCCCCGTTCCACGGCAAGCAAGTGCAAGGCAAAGTTGTCCATACCATCGTCCGCGGCACCACTGTATTCGACGGCCAGGAGATTACCGTGACACCGGGATTTGGCCATTTTGTACCGGGAGCGGCCGTGAAGAAAAGCGCAAGCGGACGGATGTAG
- a CDS encoding DctP family TRAP transporter solute-binding subunit translates to MKKRRLMSVALALAAAVSLAGCGGQSAQPAQTAAGNGGDAGATPKEELKLKVSITVSESDTWGVAAKKWAEDLAAKSNGRINLKIYPNESLSNGNQPKGIEAVQNGSTEISLHSTIIYSVLDPKFSVPSLPWLIPDYEQADKAMNGAGGEMLKELVRSKGIEPLAFGESGYRQITNSKRAVATPEDMKGLKIRTPSMEMMVDTYKAFGADPTVMNFAEVFTALQQGVIDGQENPLPIILNSKLYEVQNHLTIWNYMYDPIVFGMNKKLYDSLDPETQQLFKETAQEAAKYQIELNRKQDAEVLAKLKEHGMQVTELTPEQIKAFQEMAKPVIEKYEGIVGKELIDAFRN, encoded by the coding sequence ATGAAGAAGCGGCGTTTAATGAGCGTGGCGCTTGCGCTGGCGGCGGCGGTGTCCCTGGCCGGGTGCGGTGGCCAGTCTGCACAACCGGCGCAAACGGCAGCCGGAAATGGCGGCGATGCTGGCGCAACTCCCAAAGAAGAATTGAAGTTGAAGGTGAGCATCACCGTCTCCGAGTCAGACACCTGGGGCGTCGCGGCCAAAAAGTGGGCCGAAGACTTGGCGGCGAAATCGAACGGCCGGATCAACTTGAAAATCTATCCCAACGAATCCCTTTCCAACGGGAACCAGCCGAAAGGAATCGAAGCCGTACAAAATGGTTCGACGGAAATCTCGCTGCACTCTACGATCATCTACAGCGTCTTGGACCCGAAATTCTCCGTTCCCTCCTTGCCCTGGCTGATCCCGGATTACGAACAGGCGGATAAGGCGATGAACGGAGCGGGCGGCGAGATGCTGAAAGAGCTGGTTCGCAGCAAGGGGATTGAACCTTTGGCCTTTGGTGAAAGCGGTTACAGGCAGATTACCAACAGCAAGCGGGCGGTGGCCACTCCGGAAGACATGAAGGGACTGAAGATCAGGACTCCCTCGATGGAGATGATGGTGGACACCTACAAAGCGTTTGGTGCCGATCCGACCGTGATGAACTTTGCGGAAGTGTTTACGGCGCTGCAGCAGGGTGTGATCGACGGACAGGAAAATCCGCTGCCAATCATTCTCAACTCCAAGCTGTACGAGGTGCAGAATCACTTGACGATTTGGAACTACATGTACGACCCGATTGTCTTCGGGATGAACAAGAAATTGTACGACAGCCTCGATCCGGAAACGCAGCAGCTCTTCAAAGAGACGGCGCAGGAAGCGGCCAAGTACCAGATCGAGCTGAACCGGAAGCAAGACGCGGAAGTGCTCGCCAAGTTGAAGGAACACGGGATGCAGGTAACGGAGCTGACGCCGGAACAGATCAAGGCCTTCCAGGAAATGGCCAAACCGGTTATCGAAAAGTATGAAGGGATTGTCGGCAAAGAGCTGATCGATGCGTTCCGCAATTAA
- a CDS encoding amino acid ABC transporter ATP-binding protein: MHTIELKNIEKKYGDKLVLDHVNLRVDKGEVVSVIGPSGAGKSTLLRCINFLEVPTGGEVIIEGESIDYKVNSAGQLTVQSRIRMSKVRSKVGMVFQHFNLWRHKTVLENIIEGPIVVKNVPRGEAIEKAEELLKMVGLYHKRNEHPSDLSGGQQQRVAIARALAMEPSVMLFDEATSALDPEMVGEVLQIMTNLAKAGMTMLVVTHEMRFAKQVSDRVVFMEDGRVVTEGTPQEIFDSGDNPRLVRFLNSMQAEVS; this comes from the coding sequence ATGCACACCATCGAGTTGAAAAACATTGAGAAGAAATACGGCGATAAGCTGGTGCTTGATCATGTCAATTTGCGTGTCGACAAAGGGGAAGTCGTCTCCGTCATCGGTCCCAGCGGCGCTGGTAAAAGCACGCTGCTTCGCTGCATCAACTTCCTGGAGGTTCCTACCGGCGGCGAGGTGATCATTGAAGGAGAATCGATTGACTACAAGGTAAACAGCGCGGGTCAGCTGACGGTACAGTCGAGAATCCGCATGAGCAAGGTGCGCAGCAAAGTGGGAATGGTCTTTCAGCACTTCAATCTGTGGAGGCACAAAACGGTCCTCGAAAATATTATTGAAGGCCCGATCGTTGTGAAGAACGTGCCAAGAGGGGAAGCGATCGAAAAAGCGGAAGAATTGTTAAAGATGGTCGGCTTGTATCACAAGCGGAACGAACACCCGAGCGACTTGTCCGGCGGTCAGCAGCAGCGGGTAGCAATTGCCCGGGCTTTGGCGATGGAGCCGAGTGTGATGCTGTTTGACGAGGCCACGTCCGCGCTGGATCCGGAGATGGTGGGAGAAGTTTTGCAAATTATGACCAACCTGGCGAAAGCAGGCATGACGATGCTCGTGGTCACGCATGAAATGCGGTTTGCCAAGCAGGTGTCGGATCGCGTGGTGTTTATGGAAGACGGCCGCGTGGTCACCGAAGGCACGCCGCAGGAAATCTTTGATTCCGGTGACAACCCGCGCCTGGTGCGTTTTTTAAACAGTATGCAGGCGGAAGTCTCCTAA
- a CDS encoding TRAP transporter large permease: protein MSGTTIWLFGSFFLFLCLNMPIAVALGLSAALTLLLFDLPIQSLPGTMVSAMTGFTLLAIPFFFLAGLIMDRAGISRRLVALAEKLSGHYTGGMAIVAVISACFFAAIAGSGPATMAAVGAILIPAMVKAGYRKDMAAGLLATAGGIGIIIPPSIAYIVYGVVAEASIAKLFIAGIVPGLLVGALLALTGYIIAKKENIPTQPKASLRELLQALLDATWGLLAPVIILGGIYSGIFTPTESAVVAVFYGLFVGLFVYKEITLRDLPKILLESSKSTAMVMLIIAAASTFAWLITVEGIAEDLAKALMSIASDKYTMLLMINLILLLAGMFVDAISAFYIFLPIFLPIIDQMQIDPVHFGVMMTINLAIGLVTPPVGMDLYVACGLAKLSLKEISIGVIPFIIAALVALLIVTYVPQISLWLPNLMGMK, encoded by the coding sequence ATGAGCGGGACCACGATCTGGTTGTTTGGCTCCTTCTTTCTCTTTCTCTGTTTAAACATGCCGATTGCGGTAGCGCTGGGGCTGTCTGCCGCGCTTACGCTGCTGCTGTTTGATCTGCCGATTCAATCATTGCCGGGAACGATGGTTTCCGCGATGACCGGCTTTACGCTGCTGGCGATTCCATTTTTCTTTCTGGCGGGACTGATCATGGATCGGGCAGGCATCTCCCGCCGGCTGGTTGCGCTGGCGGAAAAGCTGTCCGGACACTATACCGGCGGGATGGCGATTGTGGCGGTGATTTCCGCTTGCTTTTTTGCCGCCATTGCCGGGTCCGGCCCGGCGACGATGGCCGCGGTGGGCGCAATCTTGATCCCGGCGATGGTCAAAGCGGGGTATCGCAAGGACATGGCCGCCGGGCTGCTGGCGACTGCCGGAGGGATCGGCATCATCATCCCGCCCAGCATCGCCTATATCGTCTACGGGGTGGTGGCGGAAGCGTCGATCGCCAAGCTGTTCATCGCGGGGATCGTGCCCGGCCTGCTGGTTGGCGCCCTGCTGGCGCTTACTGGCTACATCATCGCCAAAAAAGAAAACATTCCCACGCAGCCGAAAGCAAGCTTGCGGGAACTGCTGCAGGCGCTGCTTGACGCCACCTGGGGGCTGCTGGCGCCGGTGATCATCCTGGGCGGGATCTACAGCGGAATCTTTACCCCGACGGAGTCAGCCGTGGTGGCGGTCTTTTACGGCTTGTTCGTCGGCCTGTTCGTGTACAAGGAAATCACGCTGCGGGATCTGCCGAAGATCTTGCTGGAATCGTCCAAATCGACGGCGATGGTGATGCTGATCATCGCGGCCGCTTCGACGTTTGCCTGGTTGATTACGGTGGAGGGGATCGCCGAAGATCTGGCCAAAGCGCTGATGAGCATCGCTTCAGACAAGTATACGATGCTGTTGATGATCAACCTGATTCTGCTTTTGGCCGGGATGTTCGTCGACGCGATTTCCGCCTTCTATATTTTTTTGCCGATCTTCCTGCCGATTATCGATCAGATGCAGATCGATCCGGTGCACTTTGGCGTGATGATGACGATCAATCTGGCGATCGGGCTGGTGACCCCGCCGGTGGGCATGGATTTGTACGTAGCATGTGGACTGGCCAAGCTCTCCCTCAAGGAGATCTCCATCGGCGTCATTCCTTTTATCATTGCCGCGCTGGTGGCGCTGCTGATCGTCACCTACGTGCCGCAGATCTCGCTCTGGCTGCCCAATCTGATGGGGATGAAATAA
- a CDS encoding IclR family transcriptional regulator translates to MSAEKTLEILDLFTPERRELSVQEISQLLNQPQSSVYRHLRVLKEKGLVRETNGGLYKLGYRLLEMANIVRMDNGLVTVALPVMRQLTQEIGETSILIVASGLQAVCLETVPSSHPIKVSSERGKIIPLYGGASSKALLAYMKEEIVDELFRKNMVQTHTANTIVDPQQLKADLQQIRERGYAVSDQEIDEGVFAYGVPIRDAQGQVIASLSIAGPRDRMLAKDEKALIDNLQSAANEIQKYL, encoded by the coding sequence GTGAGTGCTGAAAAAACACTTGAGATTTTGGATTTGTTTACCCCGGAAAGGAGGGAACTCAGCGTTCAGGAGATATCGCAGCTCTTGAACCAGCCGCAAAGTTCGGTATATCGGCACCTGCGCGTGCTCAAGGAAAAAGGGCTGGTCCGGGAGACAAATGGCGGTTTGTATAAATTGGGTTACCGGCTGCTGGAGATGGCCAATATTGTGAGAATGGACAACGGACTGGTAACCGTCGCCCTGCCGGTGATGAGACAGCTGACGCAGGAGATCGGGGAAACGTCGATTTTGATCGTAGCTTCCGGGCTGCAGGCGGTTTGCTTGGAAACCGTACCGTCGAGTCATCCGATCAAGGTATCGTCGGAGCGGGGGAAGATCATTCCGCTGTACGGCGGGGCTTCTTCAAAAGCGCTGCTGGCATACATGAAGGAAGAAATTGTCGACGAGCTGTTCCGGAAAAACATGGTGCAAACACATACCGCGAATACGATTGTCGATCCGCAGCAACTGAAAGCAGACCTTCAGCAAATCCGCGAACGGGGATATGCGGTCTCGGATCAGGAAATCGACGAAGGCGTGTTTGCATATGGGGTCCCGATTCGCGATGCGCAAGGACAAGTGATCGCTTCTTTGAGTATCGCGGGTCCGCGCGACCGCATGCTGGCAAAGGATGAAAAGGCCCTGATCGACAATTTGCAGTCGGCAGCCAACGAGATTCAGAAATATCTGTAG
- a CDS encoding Zn-dependent hydrolase — MAPLQINIERLKQNLLEVASLANAGSRGYTRTAFSAEEKRALEWLKQKLAALSVRVSQDAVGNVFGKWGNPDEPSILFGSHLDTVPEGGLFDGALGVVAGLECLQTLREHGYQPNVPLELVCFVGEEANPLGGTFGSRAVAGLIPYSAELEKKLNEQQFTWDDLVRAKRTSRDFRCFLELHIEQGSLLEAADKQIGIVTAIAGILRLAVRVNGRASHSGTTPMHLRRDALVDAAALIQKVNQLAKETNSDIVATVGEIAIFPNLANVVPGEAHLTIEVRGSKWEEMKAIEEAIREWSSRHIAADFAITVEKRPNSLSAPMQSCVEQACRDVGASYQYMVSGANHDANSLTALTDVGMIFVPSKDGISHHPDEWTSWEDIETGANVMLQTILRLADRYSRD, encoded by the coding sequence ATGGCACCGCTACAAATCAACATCGAACGGCTGAAGCAGAACTTGCTTGAAGTGGCTTCGCTCGCAAACGCCGGCAGTCGGGGCTACACCCGTACAGCTTTCTCCGCAGAGGAGAAGCGGGCCTTGGAATGGTTGAAACAAAAGCTCGCCGCGCTTTCCGTGCGTGTGTCGCAGGATGCGGTCGGCAACGTCTTCGGCAAATGGGGCAATCCCGACGAGCCGTCTATCTTGTTTGGTTCTCATCTTGATACCGTGCCGGAAGGGGGGCTGTTTGACGGAGCCCTTGGCGTCGTCGCCGGGCTGGAGTGTCTGCAAACCCTGCGCGAGCATGGATATCAGCCGAACGTGCCGCTTGAGCTGGTCTGTTTTGTCGGCGAAGAAGCAAATCCACTCGGCGGAACGTTTGGCAGCCGCGCGGTAGCCGGTTTAATCCCGTACTCCGCCGAGCTGGAGAAAAAGCTGAACGAGCAGCAGTTTACCTGGGACGATCTGGTCCGTGCGAAACGAACCAGCCGCGATTTTCGCTGTTTCCTGGAACTGCACATTGAGCAAGGCAGCCTGCTGGAGGCGGCTGACAAGCAAATCGGGATCGTAACGGCGATCGCGGGTATCTTGCGGTTAGCGGTACGGGTAAACGGCCGCGCCAGCCATTCCGGCACAACGCCGATGCATTTGCGCCGGGATGCGTTGGTCGACGCGGCGGCGTTGATCCAAAAGGTGAACCAACTGGCAAAAGAGACGAACAGCGATATCGTCGCTACGGTGGGAGAAATCGCCATTTTCCCCAATCTGGCCAACGTCGTGCCGGGAGAAGCCCATTTGACGATCGAGGTTCGCGGCAGCAAATGGGAAGAGATGAAAGCGATCGAGGAAGCGATCCGGGAGTGGAGCTCGCGACATATCGCCGCGGATTTTGCGATTACCGTGGAAAAACGTCCCAATTCCCTCTCCGCACCGATGCAGAGCTGCGTGGAGCAGGCGTGCCGGGACGTCGGCGCGTCCTACCAATACATGGTCAGCGGCGCCAATCATGACGCCAATTCGCTGACCGCCTTGACCGATGTGGGCATGATCTTCGTGCCCAGCAAAGACGGCATCAGCCATCATCCCGACGAATGGACCTCCTGGGAGGACATCGAGACGGGAGCCAATGTCATGCTGCAAACGATCCTCCGTCTGGCTGACCGCTACAGCCGCGACTGA
- a CDS encoding TRAP transporter small permease, with protein sequence MKFWVRLEEWLIAVLMSAICLLTMANVLSRYILESSFSFTEELTTNLFAFVIFIGAALLARENGHIGFALLTDLMPVPLRRTVLILVGLLTTLFFAILFWYGLEMVTQQYEYGQRTPAMGLPAWWMGLSVPLGALLCMIRFWEGYIREWQAIGQAQAAAGDDRGADA encoded by the coding sequence GTGAAGTTCTGGGTGCGTCTGGAGGAATGGCTGATCGCCGTGCTGATGAGCGCCATCTGTCTGCTGACGATGGCCAACGTGCTGTCGCGATACATTTTGGAGTCGTCCTTTTCTTTTACCGAGGAACTGACGACCAACCTGTTCGCGTTTGTCATCTTTATCGGTGCAGCGCTGCTGGCCAGGGAGAACGGTCACATCGGCTTCGCGCTGCTGACCGACCTGATGCCGGTGCCGCTGCGCAGGACCGTCCTGATCCTGGTTGGACTGCTCACCACCCTGTTTTTTGCGATTCTGTTCTGGTACGGCCTGGAAATGGTGACGCAGCAGTACGAGTACGGGCAGCGAACGCCGGCGATGGGGCTGCCGGCCTGGTGGATGGGACTGTCTGTACCGCTGGGAGCGCTGCTCTGCATGATCCGCTTCTGGGAAGGGTACATCCGCGAATGGCAGGCCATCGGCCAGGCGCAAGCGGCAGCAGGGGATGACAGGGGGGCAGACGCATGA
- a CDS encoding amino acid ABC transporter permease — protein MNLEVIVNGLPFLLKGAVITFEVSILAIIFGTILGFVLCLMRLSHIRIIRGLAFAYIWLFRGTPLLVVLFLFYYAAPFGITLSAFQAALLAMSLNAAAYKGEIIRAGMLAVHKGQIEAAEAIGMTPWQIMLRIRIPQVIRLIIPPFINNSVILLKESAQVSVITVPDLMLNAQNQYSSTYLPLETLGVAALLYLILTSSLMLLQTWSEKRLRISLNNR, from the coding sequence TTGAATCTCGAGGTAATTGTGAATGGTCTGCCGTTTCTCTTGAAGGGAGCGGTCATCACCTTTGAAGTTTCGATTTTGGCGATCATTTTCGGCACAATCTTGGGATTTGTCCTTTGCTTGATGCGGCTGTCCCACATCCGGATTATACGCGGACTGGCGTTTGCCTATATCTGGCTGTTTCGCGGAACGCCGCTGCTGGTGGTCTTATTCTTGTTCTATTACGCGGCACCCTTCGGGATTACCCTTTCCGCCTTTCAAGCGGCGCTGTTGGCCATGTCCTTGAATGCTGCGGCGTACAAGGGTGAAATCATCCGCGCTGGCATGCTGGCCGTGCACAAAGGGCAGATTGAAGCCGCCGAAGCGATCGGTATGACTCCTTGGCAAATCATGCTGAGGATCCGGATTCCGCAGGTCATTCGCCTGATTATTCCGCCGTTTATCAACAATTCGGTTATTCTGCTAAAGGAATCGGCACAGGTTTCCGTCATCACGGTCCCCGACCTGATGCTGAACGCGCAAAATCAATACAGCAGCACGTACCTGCCGCTGGAGACGCTAGGGGTTGCCGCCCTGTTGTACCTGATTTTGACCAGCTCGCTCATGCTGCTGCAGACATGGTCTGAGAAGCGGCTGCGGATTTCGCTGAACAATCGATAA
- a CDS encoding PLP-dependent aminotransferase family protein, with the protein MSSQIWSQLRLDPQKRLPLYKQISQQTEQLVHEGKLKPGVRLPSERKMAEMLKVSRMTITLAYEDMKARGIVRSQQGSGTFIMRGPRIEHSEQAVTWHTQFAYETGKINYAMEEVMRFGRDPRLIPLAGVGTAPDVHPGIELSQFFAEHLRRNPMLLQLPTPTQGYEPLRQDLRGWLAESGIHAAPEETMIVSGAMQGLDLISRLFLGPGDYVIVEDPGLPAASDAFAASGAKILRITLDEQGIRTESLENLLMQFPVKFIYVNPTFHNPTGITMSLERREHLLALAKRYGVPIVEDDPTGLLYYGKKPTPPLKAMDRDDLVIYLRTFSKYVFPGLRVAVLVAPEPIVSNLLKVKQRIDLHSNNLSQIAVHAFLLEGRLQRHLERLRSAYAARISLLEEMLSAYPDIQCQFPQGGVFLWCKLPPHIRAERLLQIAIRKGVAFVPGNWLSGVGLGDHHLRLAFTHPSLDLLKEGIKRIGEAIAEYSSYQW; encoded by the coding sequence ATGTCATCGCAAATCTGGAGTCAGCTCCGGTTGGATCCGCAAAAGCGGCTGCCGCTGTACAAACAGATTTCGCAGCAGACGGAACAGTTGGTGCATGAAGGGAAGCTGAAGCCAGGCGTGCGTCTCCCTTCCGAGCGGAAGATGGCCGAGATGCTCAAGGTGAGCCGAATGACGATCACGCTTGCCTACGAAGACATGAAAGCGCGGGGCATCGTGCGCAGCCAGCAGGGGAGCGGCACCTTTATCATGCGCGGCCCGCGGATCGAACACAGCGAACAAGCGGTCACCTGGCACACGCAATTTGCCTATGAGACCGGCAAGATCAACTACGCGATGGAAGAAGTGATGCGCTTCGGCCGCGATCCCCGGCTGATCCCGCTGGCAGGCGTGGGCACGGCTCCCGATGTCCACCCGGGGATCGAGTTGAGCCAGTTCTTTGCCGAACATTTGCGGCGCAATCCGATGCTCCTGCAGCTGCCCACGCCGACGCAAGGGTATGAGCCGCTGCGCCAGGATCTGCGCGGCTGGCTGGCGGAGAGCGGGATCCACGCTGCGCCGGAGGAGACGATGATCGTCTCCGGTGCGATGCAGGGCTTGGATCTGATCAGCCGGCTGTTTCTCGGGCCGGGCGATTACGTGATTGTGGAGGATCCCGGACTGCCGGCCGCATCGGATGCCTTCGCCGCCTCGGGGGCGAAAATTTTGCGGATTACGCTGGACGAGCAGGGGATCCGCACCGAGAGTCTGGAAAACCTGCTGATGCAGTTTCCCGTCAAATTTATTTACGTCAACCCCACGTTTCACAACCCGACCGGCATCACCATGTCGTTGGAACGGCGGGAACATCTGCTGGCCCTGGCCAAAAGATACGGCGTCCCGATTGTCGAAGATGATCCGACCGGCCTCTTGTACTACGGGAAAAAGCCGACGCCACCGCTCAAGGCGATGGATCGGGACGATTTGGTCATCTACCTGCGGACCTTTTCCAAGTACGTCTTTCCCGGTCTGCGGGTAGCCGTCCTGGTCGCTCCCGAGCCGATTGTCAGCAACCTGCTCAAGGTGAAGCAGCGGATCGATCTGCACAGCAACAATCTGAGCCAAATCGCGGTGCACGCCTTTTTGCTGGAAGGGCGGCTCCAGCGGCACCTGGAACGTCTGCGCAGCGCCTATGCCGCCCGCATCAGCCTGCTGGAGGAGATGCTCAGCGCCTATCCGGACATCCAGTGCCAGTTTCCGCAAGGCGGCGTATTTCTCTGGTGCAAATTGCCGCCGCACATCCGCGCGGAACGGCTGCTCCAGATCGCCATCCGCAAAGGGGTGGCGTTTGTGCCGGGCAACTGGCTGAGCGGTGTGGGTCTCGGGGATCACCACCTGCGGCTCGCGTTTACCCATCCTTCGCTTGATCTGCTGAAAGAGGGGATAAAGCGGATTGGCGAGGCGATCGCGGAGTACAGCTCATACCAATGGTGA